One window of Caldisericum exile AZM16c01 genomic DNA carries:
- a CDS encoding site-2 protease family protein, with translation MVNNMVQYINELLYVIPAVLIVLTIHEFGHAYVAYKMGDVTAKEEGRLSLNPLKHIDPIGLLALIIFRFGWGKPVPVDFTALRNLRKGMIFVSLAGPLSNIIIAFLLAPLFNWMSVNPIVLTGFGYFVELVRYIIVLSIYLAIFNLIPIPPLDGSKIIFALTKNPLRFLYDDTLNYYGIIFLVLVISIPFFRFNYFFMKTVSPMLNLISKIHF, from the coding sequence ATGGTGAATAATATGGTTCAATATATAAATGAATTGTTATACGTTATTCCAGCAGTGTTAATTGTGCTTACAATACATGAATTTGGGCACGCCTACGTTGCCTACAAAATGGGCGATGTAACAGCAAAAGAAGAAGGAAGGCTTTCGCTAAACCCACTAAAACACATAGATCCAATAGGACTACTTGCCCTTATTATTTTTAGATTTGGATGGGGAAAACCTGTGCCTGTTGATTTTACAGCCTTAAGAAACTTAAGAAAAGGTATGATTTTTGTTTCGCTTGCAGGACCTTTATCAAATATCATCATTGCGTTTTTGCTTGCCCCACTTTTTAACTGGATGAGCGTTAATCCAATAGTGCTAACAGGCTTTGGATACTTTGTTGAACTTGTAAGGTACATTATTGTTTTAAGTATTTACCTTGCAATTTTTAATCTCATACCAATTCCACCTCTTGATGGCTCAAAAATCATATTTGCTTTAACGAAAAATCCACTTAGGTTTCTTTACGACGATACATTAAATTATTATGGCATCATATTCCTTGTGCTTGTCATATCAATTCCATTTTTCAGGTTTAATTATTTCTTTATGAAGACAGTTTCACCAATGCTAAACCTCATTAGTAAAATTCACTTTTAA
- the miaA gene encoding tRNA (adenosine(37)-N6)-dimethylallyltransferase MiaA, with translation MGNLVIVILGPTATHKSEVGIELAKEFPLEIVSADSMQFYKGMDIGTAKVPREIREKIPHHFVDIIDVSEEYSVSQYKREFLKLSEEVYGRKKIPLIVGGSGLYIRAITENFPVEESPSPDTELRKALSEKSVDELKKLAESIDFEAANKVFDKKRLIRIIEYYNKTGKKISEVKNPEGKFQFLKIGLVKPREVLYKDIENRVDRMVEIGLIDEVRRLKEMYPCWSKTARQAIGYKEILDYLEGVITLEDAIKLIKKNTRHFAKRQITWFKKEKNVLWFDSTNLEKVVDEIKRLVGEFINEN, from the coding sequence ATGGGAAACTTAGTTATTGTAATTCTTGGGCCAACTGCAACACATAAAAGTGAGGTTGGCATTGAACTTGCAAAAGAATTTCCACTTGAGATTGTCTCAGCAGATTCAATGCAATTTTATAAGGGAATGGATATAGGTACCGCAAAGGTGCCAAGGGAAATAAGAGAAAAAATACCTCATCACTTTGTTGATATCATTGATGTTAGTGAAGAATATAGCGTTAGTCAGTACAAAAGAGAATTCTTAAAGTTAAGCGAAGAAGTCTATGGTAGAAAAAAGATTCCACTTATTGTAGGTGGCTCTGGGCTCTATATAAGGGCAATTACGGAGAATTTCCCAGTGGAAGAGTCACCTTCTCCTGATACAGAATTGCGAAAGGCACTTTCAGAAAAATCCGTTGATGAGTTAAAGAAACTTGCAGAAAGTATCGATTTTGAGGCTGCTAATAAGGTTTTTGATAAGAAGCGTCTTATAAGGATAATTGAATATTACAATAAAACTGGTAAGAAAATTTCAGAAGTAAAAAACCCCGAAGGTAAATTCCAATTTTTAAAGATTGGCCTTGTAAAGCCAAGAGAGGTTCTCTATAAGGACATAGAAAATCGTGTCGATAGAATGGTCGAAATCGGGCTTATTGATGAAGTAAGAAGATTGAAAGAGATGTATCCATGTTGGTCAAAAACTGCAAGACAAGCAATAGGCTACAAGGAAATTCTTGATTATCTTGAAGGAGTAATAACGCTTGAAGATGCAATTAAACTTATCAAGAAAAACACTCGCCATTTTGCAAAAAGACAAATCACTTGGTTTAAAAAAGAGAAGAATGTTTTATGGTTTGACTCAACGAACCTTGAAAAGGTAGTAGATGAAATTAAAAGATTGGTAGGTGAATTTATAAATGAAAATTGA
- a CDS encoding methionine gamma-lyase family protein produces MKIENHFIELGRDIESSLKEYFKEVDLIREKNFLKVLNAFQSVHLHDSDFGYTSGYGYNDIGREKIELIFAKIFGGEDAIVRPQIISGTHAIAITLFGLLRPGDLLVYASGKPYETGEGIIGIREVEGSLKEYGVKYGEFNFRDGFNEDLIREAKVVVFQRSKGYTFSDSISIDELENAIKIVKAVNPNAIVMVDNCYGEFVEEKEPGDIGADIIVGSLIKNAGAGIAITGGYIVGRRDLIKKISARVTAPGVGKEIGPMLGLTRNILQGIFFSPLVVSNAVKGAIFASKIFEDVGFEVKPRYFEKRADIVQAIKFGRVDLLLKFAQSIQKFSPVDADAEIESAPLPGYENKIIMAAGTFVQGSSIELSCDAPMIQPYIGYLQGGIYYEHTKYASLYALQEILKIL; encoded by the coding sequence ATGAAAATTGAAAACCATTTTATAGAATTGGGTAGGGATATAGAATCGTCCCTTAAAGAGTATTTTAAAGAAGTAGATTTAATCCGTGAAAAGAATTTTCTTAAAGTGCTTAATGCATTTCAGAGCGTTCACTTACACGATTCAGATTTTGGTTATACATCAGGCTATGGTTATAACGACATTGGGCGTGAAAAAATAGAATTAATTTTTGCAAAAATTTTCGGTGGAGAGGATGCAATAGTTCGTCCTCAGATAATCTCTGGCACACATGCAATCGCTATTACACTATTTGGGTTATTGAGACCGGGAGACCTTCTTGTCTATGCAAGTGGAAAACCTTACGAAACAGGAGAGGGGATTATTGGCATTCGTGAAGTTGAAGGCTCACTTAAAGAATATGGTGTTAAATACGGTGAGTTTAATTTTAGGGATGGCTTTAATGAGGATCTAATAAGAGAGGCAAAGGTTGTTGTTTTTCAACGGTCAAAAGGCTATACTTTTTCCGATTCAATATCGATAGACGAACTTGAAAATGCAATAAAAATTGTAAAAGCAGTAAATCCTAACGCTATTGTGATGGTTGATAATTGTTATGGCGAGTTTGTTGAGGAGAAAGAGCCAGGTGATATAGGTGCAGATATTATTGTTGGCTCTTTAATTAAAAATGCAGGTGCGGGAATTGCAATTACTGGTGGGTATATCGTTGGGAGAAGAGATCTCATTAAAAAAATTTCTGCAAGAGTTACTGCACCTGGTGTTGGAAAGGAAATTGGACCTATGCTTGGACTTACTCGAAATATCCTTCAGGGAATTTTCTTTTCACCACTTGTTGTGTCAAATGCAGTGAAAGGTGCTATATTTGCTTCAAAAATTTTTGAGGATGTAGGTTTCGAGGTAAAGCCGCGATATTTTGAAAAAAGAGCGGATATAGTACAGGCAATAAAATTTGGACGCGTTGATCTTCTTTTAAAATTTGCACAATCAATTCAGAAATTTTCACCTGTTGATGCAGATGCCGAAATTGAGTCTGCTCCGCTTCCAGGATACGAAAACAAAATTATTATGGCTGCAGGGACGTTTGTTCAAGGGTCATCGATTGAGTTATCTTGCGATGCGCCGATGATTCAACCCTATATTGGCTACCTTCAAGGTGGTATATATTACGAACATACTAAATATGCAAGTTTATATGCACTTCAGGAAATTTTAAAAATTTTATAA
- the speD gene encoding adenosylmethionine decarboxylase — MRTEGKHIIMDASGCNPELLNDLDYLRSLLVEAAKKANATVLNVAFHHFTPQGVSGVVVISESHLSIHTWPEYGYAALDFYTCGDIDPKIACEYVAEHLNAKYVQTTEVFRGEEHEGKYLHKVRSVKTKVYGKELSLLP, encoded by the coding sequence ATGCGCACAGAAGGTAAACACATTATTATGGATGCCTCTGGTTGCAACCCAGAGCTTCTGAATGATCTGGATTACCTGAGGTCGCTTCTTGTTGAAGCGGCAAAAAAGGCTAATGCAACAGTTTTGAACGTTGCATTTCACCACTTTACTCCTCAGGGAGTTAGTGGGGTGGTGGTAATTTCCGAATCTCACCTCTCCATTCACACATGGCCAGAGTATGGCTATGCTGCGTTGGATTTTTACACTTGTGGAGACATTGATCCAAAGATTGCCTGTGAGTACGTTGCAGAACATCTCAACGCAAAGTACGTCCAGACAACGGAAGTCTTCCGTGGAGAGGAACACGAAGGAAAATACCTACACAAAGTTCGTTCTGTAAAAACTAAGGTGTATGGAAAAGAACTATCTCTACTTCCATGA
- a CDS encoding fused MFS/spermidine synthase → MEKNYLYFHDRFGGAEEHLHGVRRIIYEVRTPYQFIQVVESPTFGKMLIIDGDVQSSLVDEYIYHESLVHPALLTAHSPKVVVILGGGEGSTLREILKHKSVTKAIMVDIDKDATDIAKEYMKEWHQGAFDDQRATLINSDARAFVESNLSNNSVDVFISDLTEPYEGGPSYKLYSVEFYKTIFDRLKEDGVFVLQASLLRVTNYKMHTIIRNTLKQVFPIVRSYFAYVPAFDTTWGFIIASKKNDPKTFTKEDVDYMIKERITGDLRFYDGETHIALFNLPKDIRKLIETETEVITDLHYIPLERKENL, encoded by the coding sequence ATGGAAAAGAACTATCTCTACTTCCATGACAGGTTTGGAGGTGCAGAAGAACATCTCCATGGCGTCAGGAGAATTATTTATGAGGTGAGGACTCCCTACCAGTTTATCCAAGTGGTAGAGAGTCCTACCTTTGGTAAGATGCTTATTATTGATGGGGATGTTCAATCCTCTCTTGTTGATGAGTATATTTATCACGAGTCACTTGTGCACCCTGCATTACTTACTGCACATTCTCCTAAGGTTGTTGTAATTCTCGGTGGTGGAGAAGGCTCAACCTTGAGAGAAATCCTCAAGCACAAAAGTGTTACAAAGGCAATTATGGTTGATATCGATAAGGATGCAACGGATATTGCAAAAGAATACATGAAAGAGTGGCATCAGGGTGCATTTGATGACCAAAGAGCAACACTTATCAATAGCGATGCAAGGGCATTTGTTGAAAGCAATCTTTCCAATAATTCGGTTGATGTATTTATAAGCGATTTGACGGAGCCATACGAAGGTGGTCCTTCATATAAACTTTACTCGGTTGAGTTCTACAAAACGATATTCGATAGGCTTAAAGAAGACGGAGTTTTCGTTTTACAAGCATCTCTTTTGAGGGTTACAAATTACAAGATGCACACAATTATTAGAAATACCCTTAAACAAGTGTTCCCAATTGTTAGAAGTTATTTTGCATACGTGCCTGCGTTTGATACAACGTGGGGTTTTATAATTGCCTCAAAGAAAAACGATCCCAAGACATTTACAAAAGAAGATGTTGATTACATGATAAAGGAGCGCATAACGGGAGATTTGCGTTTCTACGATGGAGAAACCCACATTGCGCTTTTTAATCTCCCGAAGGATATTCGAAAACTCATAGAAACCGAAACCGAGGTTATAACAGACTTGCACTACATTCCACTTGAAAGAAAAGAAAACCTATGA
- a CDS encoding amidohydrolase, protein MILIKNVSAILDSKTYKESVDIIIKDSRISFIGNSAPEDNYSRIIDGSNFLAMPGFVNTHSHLSMTFMRGYAEDVTLQDWLYKHIFPLEEHLSYDMVYFGTLLAAIESIKTGTTMVADFYFHPQATQRALSEIGMRGNIGIAYASKPFMDKLIIEEVERRFREIAGKDDKILVSLAPHAPYTVSQELLKYTKELQRKFDCVVQTHLHETEKEVIDYMKSYTRTPIEYLASIGFLNEKVVAAHCVWVSENDIKILKKNGVWVSLNPESNMKLGSGLPPVDRFVDSGLKLAVGTDGVASNNNLSVLEAVRIVSLLAKGISGNPRKLSVSDAFDMLTVNGAKALGFNDVGVLKEGFKADLILIRKDSVEMIPMHSPYSNVIYSMYPESTDTVIINGEIVMENRKILTIDEEIVKKEFKNLLNKLIQKE, encoded by the coding sequence ATGATTCTCATAAAAAATGTCTCTGCGATTTTAGATTCAAAGACCTATAAAGAATCTGTTGATATCATTATAAAAGATTCAAGAATTTCCTTTATAGGGAATAGTGCACCAGAGGATAACTATTCAAGGATAATCGATGGAAGCAACTTTCTTGCAATGCCAGGATTTGTAAATACCCATTCACACTTATCGATGACATTTATGCGTGGCTATGCCGAAGATGTAACTCTACAGGATTGGCTTTATAAGCATATCTTTCCACTTGAAGAGCATCTTTCATATGATATGGTATATTTTGGCACTCTTCTTGCTGCAATTGAATCAATAAAGACAGGGACAACAATGGTTGCAGATTTCTATTTCCATCCACAGGCAACACAGCGGGCACTTTCTGAAATTGGCATGCGTGGAAATATTGGTATTGCCTATGCCTCAAAGCCGTTTATGGATAAGTTGATTATAGAGGAGGTTGAAAGAAGATTTAGAGAAATTGCTGGAAAAGACGATAAGATTTTAGTAAGCCTTGCACCACATGCTCCATATACCGTAAGTCAGGAACTTCTGAAATACACAAAGGAACTTCAAAGGAAATTTGATTGTGTTGTGCAAACACATTTGCACGAAACCGAAAAAGAAGTTATTGACTATATGAAATCATACACAAGAACTCCCATTGAATACCTTGCTTCAATTGGTTTCCTCAATGAAAAAGTGGTTGCTGCTCACTGTGTTTGGGTAAGTGAAAACGATATTAAAATTCTAAAGAAAAATGGTGTTTGGGTTTCTTTAAATCCCGAAAGCAATATGAAACTTGGCTCAGGGCTTCCACCAGTTGATAGGTTTGTCGATAGTGGCCTTAAACTTGCAGTTGGTACCGATGGAGTTGCATCGAATAACAATTTATCAGTTCTTGAAGCAGTGCGAATTGTAAGTTTGCTTGCAAAAGGCATTTCAGGAAATCCAAGAAAATTAAGTGTTTCAGATGCATTTGATATGCTTACGGTAAATGGTGCAAAGGCGTTGGGCTTTAACGATGTTGGTGTTCTAAAAGAAGGTTTTAAGGCTGATTTAATCCTTATAAGAAAAGACTCTGTTGAGATGATTCCAATGCACTCTCCATACTCAAATGTAATCTATTCAATGTACCCCGAAAGTACCGATACTGTCATTATAAATGGCGAAATCGTAATGGAAAATCGAAAAATTCTCACTATTGACGAAGAAATCGTAAAGAAAGAGTTCAAAAATCTTTTAAATAAACTCATTCAAAAAGAGTAA
- a CDS encoding thiamine diphosphokinase, whose product MLVGNGAKNPPQFLRDLAKSVDFVIGVDAGAETLLESGVKVDLAIGDFDSLRNKDLLKKINHLEYPKEKDYSDTEIAVTHALSLGYDEIILTNMLGGRTDHLLFNLSILYRIFKEGKSAKILENKEEIYIFNSSIEVKTDINDIISIFPLLGKISFKDSRGLYYPLTGKSVELGETLTLSNYAVSNSVFVEIEESIAILILKRAKPKYT is encoded by the coding sequence TTGCTTGTTGGAAATGGCGCAAAAAATCCGCCGCAGTTTCTAAGGGACCTTGCAAAAAGTGTTGATTTTGTTATAGGAGTCGATGCTGGCGCAGAAACACTTCTTGAATCTGGTGTAAAGGTTGACCTTGCAATAGGCGACTTTGACTCCCTTAGAAACAAGGACTTACTCAAAAAGATAAACCACCTTGAATATCCAAAGGAAAAGGACTATTCAGATACAGAAATTGCAGTAACACATGCGCTTTCCCTTGGATACGACGAAATCATTCTCACAAACATGCTTGGTGGAAGAACAGATCACCTTCTCTTTAACCTTTCGATTCTATACAGGATTTTTAAAGAAGGGAAATCTGCAAAAATTCTTGAAAATAAGGAAGAAATCTACATATTTAATAGCAGTATCGAAGTCAAAACCGATATAAACGATATAATTTCGATATTTCCACTTTTAGGAAAAATCTCGTTCAAGGATTCAAGAGGTCTTTATTATCCACTTACAGGTAAAAGTGTTGAATTAGGAGAGACTTTGACACTCAGTAATTACGCAGTTTCAAACTCTGTTTTTGTCGAAATTGAAGAGAGTATTGCAATTTTGATTTTAAAGAGAGCAAAGCCAAAATACACTTAA
- a CDS encoding bifunctional metallophosphatase/5'-nucleotidase: MNTKKFTILHSNDMHGDFMAEMRGEKGKLVGGLSLLSGYINKVRSEEENVLYVISGDMVQGSIIDTEFKGISTIELMNYLAPDVATLGNHEFDYGLPHLLFLEKVANFPIVNANLYIKPYHKRLMKPYTIINKAGFDILFIGIITQEVIDALSRDKDIGSFITLEEARDEVGRITNAYKDADIDLTILLTHIGFENDKKLASMLDPNWGVDIIIGGHSHTILEKPEVVNGILIAQAGVGTDQIGRFDVLVDDDTNSVVEYNWQLIPIEEGIAPPDFELEKFIDSFKEVVERKYNVIVTRFGHKLTHPDRKIETELGNLFADIFKERADVDVAFVGSGSIRAKELGPVVTLGDLKSAFPFQDTIHKFFVTGETLFKMFNTFMSNENKISDGEHYQVSKGVKAVFNTQKDQLESLSLDSVPVKFENVYTIALQGFHYDNFEKFFKISAEALKTIKPPKVVSTSQSDVIEEYLNLHQNIDREIEGRLVYIK, translated from the coding sequence ATGAACACTAAAAAGTTCACTATTTTACATTCGAATGACATGCATGGTGATTTTATGGCAGAAATGCGAGGTGAGAAAGGCAAATTGGTTGGAGGGCTTTCACTTCTTTCAGGATACATTAACAAAGTTAGATCGGAAGAAGAAAATGTGCTTTATGTTATTTCTGGGGATATGGTTCAAGGGTCAATTATTGACACAGAGTTTAAAGGAATTTCTACCATTGAACTTATGAATTACCTTGCTCCTGATGTTGCAACACTTGGCAATCACGAGTTTGACTATGGACTTCCACATCTCCTTTTTCTTGAAAAAGTTGCAAACTTTCCTATTGTAAATGCAAATCTCTACATTAAGCCATATCATAAACGTTTAATGAAACCCTACACTATTATTAACAAGGCAGGTTTTGACATCCTTTTTATTGGGATCATTACTCAGGAAGTAATTGATGCACTTTCAAGAGATAAAGACATTGGAAGTTTTATTACGCTTGAAGAAGCAAGAGATGAGGTTGGGCGTATTACGAATGCCTATAAAGATGCGGATATTGATTTAACTATCCTTCTTACACATATTGGTTTTGAAAACGACAAGAAACTCGCAAGCATGCTTGATCCAAATTGGGGTGTTGATATAATCATCGGTGGACATTCTCACACGATTCTTGAAAAACCAGAAGTAGTTAACGGAATCCTCATTGCACAAGCAGGTGTTGGCACAGATCAGATTGGGCGTTTTGATGTGCTGGTTGATGATGATACGAATAGCGTTGTAGAATACAATTGGCAACTTATACCTATAGAAGAGGGAATTGCACCTCCTGACTTTGAACTTGAGAAGTTTATAGATTCTTTTAAAGAAGTTGTCGAAAGAAAATATAATGTTATTGTTACACGTTTTGGACATAAACTTACCCATCCTGATAGAAAAATAGAAACAGAATTAGGAAATTTGTTTGCAGATATCTTCAAAGAGCGTGCAGATGTGGACGTTGCCTTTGTTGGAAGTGGATCAATCAGAGCGAAGGAATTAGGGCCTGTTGTTACGCTTGGAGATTTAAAATCTGCGTTTCCTTTTCAAGATACAATTCACAAATTTTTTGTTACAGGAGAAACACTATTCAAAATGTTCAATACATTTATGTCCAATGAAAACAAAATTAGCGATGGAGAGCACTATCAGGTAAGTAAAGGTGTTAAGGCTGTATTTAATACCCAAAAGGATCAACTTGAGTCTTTATCTTTAGATAGTGTTCCTGTTAAATTTGAGAATGTTTATACAATTGCTCTTCAAGGATTTCACTACGATAACTTTGAAAAATTCTTCAAGATTAGCGCAGAGGCATTAAAAACAATAAAACCTCCAAAGGTTGTCTCAACTTCTCAATCCGATGTGATAGAAGAGTATTTGAATTTACACCAAAACATTGACAGAGAAATTGAGGGACGTCTTGTCTACATAAAATAA
- a CDS encoding transaldolase family protein, with protein sequence MKIFIDTADIEEIKTAISWGIVDGITTNPTLIKKALQKYRDRISSMEDYIKEILRIAGRLRPVSLEVISTDREKMVKEATILYEKFNYIANNVVVKIPINPNLGEGNDFDGIMAVRELKSAGIPVNVTLVMTPEQALLAAKAGAEYVSPFVGRVDDFLRTKVGMEFKKEDYFPSDGMEYDDEVINDNGIVSGVHMLSIIKEIFENYRFSTKIIAASVRNARQVREILEVGCDIATIPFYVLKDMIKHVKTEEGMINFVRDVENEYKEIFWKGE encoded by the coding sequence ATGAAGATTTTTATCGATACGGCAGATATAGAAGAGATTAAAACAGCAATTTCTTGGGGCATTGTTGATGGTATAACAACAAATCCAACCCTGATTAAGAAAGCGTTGCAAAAATATCGTGATAGAATTTCCTCAATGGAAGATTACATAAAGGAGATTTTGCGTATTGCAGGAAGGCTCCGTCCGGTAAGTTTAGAGGTAATAAGCACTGATAGGGAAAAAATGGTAAAAGAGGCAACCATTCTGTATGAAAAGTTTAACTACATTGCAAATAATGTTGTTGTAAAAATTCCCATAAATCCAAATCTTGGTGAGGGTAACGATTTTGATGGCATAATGGCAGTTAGGGAATTAAAATCAGCTGGGATACCCGTTAATGTTACTCTTGTTATGACTCCTGAGCAAGCGCTTCTTGCTGCTAAAGCAGGTGCTGAATATGTAAGTCCATTTGTTGGACGTGTTGATGATTTTCTCCGCACAAAGGTTGGAATGGAGTTTAAGAAGGAAGATTATTTTCCCTCCGATGGTATGGAATACGATGATGAGGTTATTAACGACAATGGAATAGTAAGTGGAGTGCATATGCTTTCGATAATTAAAGAGATCTTTGAAAATTACAGGTTTTCTACTAAAATAATTGCGGCATCTGTAAGAAATGCAAGGCAGGTAAGAGAAATTTTGGAAGTGGGATGCGATATTGCAACAATTCCTTTCTATGTGCTTAAAGATATGATAAAGCATGTGAAAACCGAAGAGGGAATGATTAACTTTGTTAGAGATGTTGAAAATGAGTATAAAGAAATTTTTTGGAAAGGAGAGTAA
- a CDS encoding transketolase-like TK C-terminal-containing protein has protein sequence MEINEKELKHLEKVGDVVDTLIDLMLNYRQSGHPGGSRSKMHMFVTLMLSGFLHYDIRYPEKRFSDRFILGAGHTIPLVYATLAVLNGALQKKYEETHDEKFKLRREFALLPEDLLGFRRNKGLSGHAEFEGKTLFLKFNTGPSGHGITAAAGEAIALKRAGLDKVKVVVIEGDAGLTPGGFHETANSAWGLGLDNLFFLVDWNNYGIDDHPVSETVYGTPKEWLGCHGWRVIGTENGNDFREVLRTEAELFDEKNIQPNVPNVAYFKTRKGRGYLKYDNASHGAPHKMNSELFWETKKEFQEKYGIKFYGFGEPAPKTQEEIYKQFKENIDIAMSVIYSDSELLDFIANRLIEIAKTVPEEVSTFELGGENPLMDNALYDYKNYPKDLYFEPGSHAANREAFSKWGAWVNAYVGKKYGRPLFIAMSADLADSTQISGFAKPYGDFPGFGWYDKSRNKKGVLLPQEITEFVNSGISVGIASVNFAEDPFKEFNGFYTASSTYGSFAYLKYGMMRLFSQLAQDCQLKVGKTIWVMGHSGPETADDSRTHFGIFAPGVRDLFPQGHIIDLVPWEANEVPVLLGKALSLEASIIALVLTRPAIPIPDREAMGLASYFEAAHGAYILKDFDPGLEPMGTVIVQGTSSTLSVVKVIPQLREAKLNVRIVSAPSYELFRREPQEYRDKVLPWKLWHDSMVITNESIKLMYHWIANPIVKEYSLSSDWDNRWRTGGTVDEVVEEAHLDPRHVFEGIERFVRDREKRLSRIAEIVK, from the coding sequence ATGGAAATAAACGAAAAAGAACTCAAACACCTTGAGAAAGTAGGCGATGTTGTAGACACACTTATTGACCTTATGCTTAACTACAGACAAAGCGGACACCCAGGTGGATCGCGTTCAAAGATGCACATGTTTGTAACACTAATGCTTTCAGGGTTTCTGCACTATGACATTAGGTATCCCGAAAAGCGATTTTCCGACAGATTTATTTTAGGTGCAGGACATACAATTCCGCTTGTTTATGCAACACTTGCAGTTTTAAATGGAGCACTTCAAAAAAAATATGAGGAAACTCACGACGAAAAATTTAAATTAAGAAGAGAATTTGCACTTCTTCCAGAGGATTTACTTGGTTTTAGAAGAAATAAAGGTCTTTCGGGGCATGCAGAATTTGAAGGTAAAACCCTCTTTCTCAAATTTAACACTGGCCCATCAGGGCACGGAATAACCGCTGCTGCAGGTGAAGCAATTGCACTAAAAAGGGCAGGTCTTGATAAGGTTAAGGTGGTAGTTATTGAAGGAGATGCAGGCCTTACACCTGGTGGCTTCCATGAAACTGCAAATTCCGCTTGGGGATTAGGGCTTGATAACCTATTCTTCCTTGTTGACTGGAATAACTATGGCATTGATGACCATCCTGTTTCTGAAACAGTTTATGGCACTCCAAAAGAGTGGCTTGGCTGCCATGGGTGGCGTGTTATTGGCACTGAAAATGGAAACGACTTTAGGGAAGTTTTAAGGACAGAGGCAGAACTCTTTGATGAAAAAAATATCCAGCCAAATGTCCCCAATGTAGCATACTTTAAGACAAGGAAAGGCCGTGGATATCTAAAATATGACAATGCATCTCACGGTGCCCCTCACAAGATGAACTCAGAACTCTTCTGGGAAACAAAGAAGGAGTTCCAAGAAAAATATGGTATTAAATTTTATGGCTTTGGTGAACCTGCGCCAAAAACACAAGAAGAAATTTACAAGCAGTTCAAGGAAAATATCGATATTGCAATGAGTGTTATTTATAGTGATTCGGAACTTCTTGATTTCATTGCAAATAGACTTATTGAAATTGCAAAAACTGTCCCTGAAGAAGTTTCGACTTTTGAACTTGGTGGCGAGAACCCATTAATGGATAACGCCCTTTATGATTACAAAAATTATCCAAAGGATCTCTACTTTGAACCAGGCTCACATGCAGCAAACAGAGAGGCATTCTCAAAGTGGGGTGCATGGGTCAACGCATACGTCGGCAAAAAATATGGAAGACCACTATTTATAGCGATGTCTGCTGACCTTGCAGATTCAACGCAAATTTCAGGTTTTGCAAAACCTTATGGAGATTTTCCTGGTTTTGGGTGGTATGATAAATCGCGCAATAAAAAAGGTGTGCTACTTCCACAAGAGATTACGGAATTTGTAAATTCAGGAATCTCTGTTGGTATTGCATCAGTAAATTTTGCTGAAGATCCATTTAAGGAATTTAATGGCTTCTATACTGCATCTTCCACATATGGCTCTTTTGCATATCTCAAGTATGGAATGATGAGACTCTTCTCTCAGTTGGCACAAGACTGCCAACTCAAAGTTGGAAAGACAATTTGGGTAATGGGACACTCAGGCCCTGAAACAGCTGATGATTCACGAACACACTTTGGCATTTTTGCGCCTGGCGTAAGAGATCTTTTCCCACAAGGGCATATTATAGACCTTGTTCCATGGGAAGCAAATGAAGTGCCTGTCCTCTTGGGTAAAGCTCTTTCTTTGGAAGCATCAATAATTGCTCTTGTCTTAACACGACCCGCAATCCCCATTCCCGATAGAGAAGCAATGGGACTTGCTTCCTATTTTGAAGCAGCGCATGGTGCGTATATCTTAAAAGACTTTGATCCTGGTCTTGAACCAATGGGTACTGTAATTGTGCAGGGGACAAGCTCAACATTGTCAGTTGTAAAGGTAATTCCACAATTAAGAGAAGCAAAACTTAACGTAAGAATTGTCTCAGCGCCAAGTTATGAACTTTTCAGAAGAGAACCACAGGAATATAGAGATAAGGTGCTCCCGTGGAAACTTTGGCACGATTCAATGGTCATCACAAACGAGTCAATAAAACTCATGTACCATTGGATTGCAAACCCAATCGTTAAAGAATATTCCCTCTCTTCTGATTGGGACAACAGATGGAGAACAGGTGGAACAGTAGATGAGGTTGTTGAAGAGGCTCACCTTGATCCAAGACATGTCTTTGAAGGTATTGAAAGATTCGTAAGAGATCGAGAAAAGAGACTTTCAAGAATTGCAGAGATAGTTAAATAG